The Acidobacteriota bacterium genome contains a region encoding:
- a CDS encoding DUF2889 domain-containing protein, whose protein sequence is MTISTAFPLPPSGYQRTFEAEIDVLAENELLVRGTMRDHRFAFAHDWRLHTPDYAVLEASARQLAGDAAQFQPELCTRYANIRGVKIGRGFSKHLLMALGDLPGQQEHLLLAIEMARVGQQVYQYTPEFEAQFPQRDNSANETARAAWLKDRAYMNLADTCYTYRGESLALFDERPVRCGFGAELTRPKPGDRRVFWRNKRVVIQQTAIGFACESMMDDRIHDIRIEFELSSAGLISNARSRGLRLPYHGICEEPQQRTAGLNGLRVTAAFVQQFAEQVGGASGCTHLFDLSIDVLRLFQFNP, encoded by the coding sequence ATGACAATTTCCACCGCCTTCCCTCTTCCGCCATCTGGATACCAGCGCACATTTGAAGCCGAGATCGACGTGCTGGCCGAAAACGAATTGCTCGTGCGCGGCACAATGCGCGATCACCGCTTTGCGTTTGCGCATGACTGGCGGTTGCACACGCCGGATTACGCAGTGCTGGAAGCCAGCGCGCGCCAATTGGCTGGCGACGCGGCGCAGTTTCAGCCAGAGCTTTGCACGCGCTACGCCAACATACGCGGCGTCAAAATCGGGCGCGGCTTTTCCAAACACCTCCTGATGGCCCTGGGCGATCTGCCCGGTCAGCAAGAACATTTGTTACTCGCCATTGAAATGGCGCGCGTCGGGCAACAGGTTTATCAGTACACACCCGAATTTGAAGCGCAGTTTCCGCAGCGGGATAACAGCGCGAATGAAACGGCGCGCGCGGCCTGGCTGAAAGACCGCGCGTATATGAACCTGGCGGACACCTGTTATACCTATCGCGGCGAATCGCTGGCGCTGTTTGATGAGCGCCCGGTGCGCTGCGGCTTCGGCGCGGAATTGACGCGGCCCAAACCGGGCGACCGGCGCGTATTCTGGCGCAACAAGCGGGTTGTGATTCAGCAAACTGCGATTGGCTTTGCGTGCGAGAGTATGATGGATGATCGCATCCACGACATCAGGATTGAGTTTGAATTGTCATCTGCGGGATTGATCAGCAACGCCCGGAGTCGCGGCTTACGTTTGCCTTACCACGGCATTTGCGAAGAACCACAGCAACGCACGGCAGGCTTGAACGGCTTGCGGGTGACGGCGGCGTTTGTGCAGCAATTTGCCGAACAGGTTGGGGGCGCGAGCGGTTGCACGCACTTGTTCGATCTTTCGATTGATGTGCTGCGGCTGTTCCAATTCAACCCATAA
- a CDS encoding CRTAC1 family protein produces MKYAAFLGFALIGISLGSSWCPRPATAQAEKPSFEAVPASKSGLTWAHDNARSANRYLPETCNGGGLFFDFDNDGWQDIFFVNSGPSDFFTPAQPLKHALYRNNHDGTFTDVAEKAGVASTAHGFGMGAAAGDYDGDGWQDLYITSYGKNILYRNNGNGTFSDVSDKAGVSAPGWSTHATWWDYDNDGKLDLFVSSFVYYKKDLNVVCGDNRLGRKYYCIPRVFKPQASRLFHNNGNGTFSDVSKESGIANALGKGFASVATDINNDGLQDLFVANDTVANFLFLNKGGGKFEEIGLASGVGYSDAGSPRSGMGVDAADVDGDGWQDLFVANIDQELFSLYHNEKDLSFTDQAGEIGQATRLLSGWGLKFFDYDNDGDPDLFLANGHPDDMVEMQASKVKYKEPLMLFENVNGKFRNVSALSGEVFKQDFPARGLAVGDYDNDGDLDLLIINNGAAPVLLRNEGGNQNNWLGLQLVAKQSNPLGVGAVITWTAGGVKRSRYKTSGGSYLASHDPREILGLGKAAKVDSVEIKWPSGKVDKLSGLAINGYVKVVEGEGAMKAAPTAGSPKN; encoded by the coding sequence ATGAAGTACGCGGCTTTTCTTGGTTTCGCCCTCATCGGCATTAGCCTGGGCAGTTCTTGGTGCCCCCGCCCAGCCACCGCCCAGGCGGAGAAACCCAGCTTTGAGGCAGTGCCTGCCAGCAAAAGCGGCCTAACTTGGGCGCACGACAACGCGCGTTCGGCGAATCGGTACCTGCCCGAAACCTGCAATGGCGGCGGCCTCTTTTTCGATTTTGACAACGATGGTTGGCAGGACATTTTCTTCGTCAACAGCGGCCCGTCGGATTTCTTTACGCCGGCGCAACCGCTCAAACACGCGCTCTATCGCAACAACCACGACGGCACATTCACTGATGTAGCCGAAAAAGCGGGCGTCGCTTCGACTGCGCATGGTTTCGGCATGGGTGCGGCGGCGGGGGATTACGACGGTGATGGCTGGCAGGATTTGTACATCACCAGCTATGGCAAAAATATTTTGTACCGCAACAACGGCAACGGCACCTTCAGCGACGTGAGCGACAAGGCCGGTGTGAGTGCGCCGGGCTGGTCTACGCATGCGACGTGGTGGGATTACGACAACGACGGCAAGCTCGATCTGTTTGTGTCGAGCTTCGTCTATTACAAAAAAGATTTGAACGTGGTGTGCGGCGACAACCGGCTGGGGCGCAAATACTACTGCATCCCGCGCGTCTTCAAACCGCAAGCGAGCCGCCTCTTTCACAACAACGGCAATGGCACGTTCAGCGATGTCAGCAAGGAATCGGGCATCGCGAACGCGCTGGGCAAGGGCTTCGCGTCGGTGGCGACTGACATCAACAACGATGGCCTGCAGGATTTGTTTGTCGCTAACGACACCGTCGCCAACTTTCTGTTTCTGAACAAAGGCGGCGGCAAGTTTGAAGAGATCGGCTTGGCGTCAGGCGTCGGTTACAGCGATGCGGGCAGCCCGCGTTCGGGCATGGGCGTGGACGCGGCGGATGTTGACGGCGACGGCTGGCAGGATTTGTTCGTGGCCAACATTGATCAGGAGTTGTTCAGCCTCTATCACAACGAAAAGGATTTGAGCTTCACCGATCAGGCGGGCGAGATTGGACAGGCCACGCGCTTGCTGTCGGGCTGGGGCTTGAAGTTTTTCGATTACGACAACGATGGCGACCCCGACCTGTTTTTAGCGAACGGCCACCCCGACGACATGGTCGAAATGCAGGCGTCGAAGGTGAAATACAAAGAGCCGCTGATGCTGTTCGAGAACGTCAACGGCAAATTCAGAAACGTCAGCGCGCTTTCCGGCGAAGTTTTTAAGCAAGATTTTCCCGCGCGTGGGTTGGCGGTTGGCGATTATGACAATGACGGCGACCTGGATTTGCTGATCATCAATAACGGCGCAGCGCCGGTACTGTTGCGCAATGAGGGCGGCAATCAAAACAACTGGCTCGGCCTGCAATTGGTCGCCAAGCAGAGCAATCCGCTCGGTGTCGGCGCGGTCATCACTTGGACGGCGGGCGGCGTCAAGCGTTCGCGCTACAAAACCAGCGGCGGCAGCTATCTCGCTTCGCACGACCCGCGCGAGATTCTGGGCCTGGGCAAAGCGGCCAAGGTGGACAGCGTGGAAATTAAATGGCCCAGCGGCAAAGTTGATAAGCTGTCCGGCCTGGCGATCAATGGCTACGTCAAAGTTGTCGAAGGCGAAGGCGCAATGAAGGCCGCGCCAACCGCTGGTTCGCCAAAGAACTAA
- a CDS encoding MaoC family dehydratase, with product MREFQSIDEARALLGQEVSVSDWLDVSQERINQFAEATGDHQWIHLDVERAKTESPYGTTIAHGFLTLSLLSCLMQSAVKFNVAAKLALNYGLNRVRFVSAVPAGSRIRARVALQNLEDFAGGYQFTWQITVEIDGTAKPACVAEWLTRMYT from the coding sequence ATTCGAGAATTTCAAAGCATTGACGAAGCCCGCGCGCTGCTAGGACAGGAAGTCTCGGTCAGCGACTGGCTCGACGTTTCGCAGGAACGCATCAACCAATTTGCCGAAGCCACCGGCGACCATCAATGGATTCATCTGGACGTCGAGCGCGCCAAAACCGAATCGCCTTACGGCACGACCATCGCGCACGGCTTTTTAACGCTGTCGCTGTTGAGCTGCCTGATGCAATCCGCCGTCAAATTCAACGTGGCGGCCAAGCTGGCGCTCAACTACGGTTTGAACCGCGTGCGTTTTGTTTCCGCCGTGCCCGCGGGCAGCCGCATACGCGCGCGCGTGGCGTTGCAAAACCTGGAAGATTTCGCGGGTGGCTATCAATTCACCTGGCAAATTACGGTCGAGATTGACGGCACGGCAAAACCGGCCTGCGTGGCCGAATGGCTGACGCGTATGTACACATAA
- a CDS encoding Gfo/Idh/MocA family oxidoreductase: MNTKLKTAVIGVGHLGRAHARVLAGLETAELVAVCDTHEAQGRAIAEQYDTRFVADYRELLDEVEAVNVATPTVNHHEVTCAFLAAGVGVLVEKPIARTVAEADEMIALAAAKGVVLQIGHIERFNPAFVALQQELTRPLFFEAHRMGIFTPRSLDIDVVMDLMVHELDIIATLVNRAVVKLEAVGIPILTPKIDLANARLEFEGGCIANITASRVAGERLRKLRVFQPHEYYSLDYAEQQVAMCKLVPPRAPGTLPEIVAHPLAVAKKEPLLGEIEAFVEAVRNGSAPVVSGAEGRRALVLAEEVLSQIKLHSQRAAINLSF, from the coding sequence ATGAATACCAAACTGAAGACTGCCGTCATTGGCGTGGGCCATCTCGGACGTGCCCACGCGCGCGTGCTGGCCGGCTTGGAAACGGCGGAACTCGTGGCCGTGTGCGATACCCACGAAGCCCAGGGCCGCGCCATTGCCGAACAATACGACACCCGTTTTGTCGCCGATTACCGTGAACTGCTTGATGAAGTTGAAGCCGTCAATGTCGCGACACCCACCGTCAATCATCACGAAGTGACCTGCGCGTTTCTCGCGGCAGGCGTCGGCGTGCTGGTCGAAAAGCCCATCGCGCGCACGGTGGCCGAAGCCGACGAGATGATCGCGCTGGCGGCGGCCAAAGGCGTGGTCTTGCAGATCGGCCACATCGAACGCTTCAATCCGGCCTTTGTCGCGTTGCAACAGGAACTCACGCGCCCGCTGTTTTTTGAAGCGCACCGCATGGGCATCTTCACGCCGCGCTCGCTGGACATTGATGTCGTGATGGATTTGATGGTGCACGAACTGGACATCATCGCCACGCTGGTCAACCGCGCAGTCGTCAAACTGGAAGCCGTCGGCATCCCGATTCTGACGCCGAAGATTGATCTGGCCAACGCGCGGCTGGAATTCGAGGGCGGCTGCATCGCCAACATCACGGCCAGCCGCGTGGCGGGCGAACGCCTGCGCAAGCTGCGCGTCTTTCAACCGCACGAGTATTACTCGCTGGATTACGCAGAACAGCAGGTGGCGATGTGCAAACTGGTGCCGCCGCGCGCGCCCGGCACCTTGCCCGAAATCGTCGCGCATCCGCTGGCCGTCGCCAAAAAAGAACCCTTGCTGGGTGAAATCGAAGCTTTTGTGGAAGCAGTGCGTAACGGCAGTGCGCCGGTGGTGAGTGGGGCCGAGGGGCGGCGCGCGTTGGTGTTGGCTGAAGAAGTGCTCAGCCAGATCAAGCTGCATTCACAGCGCGCCGCGATCAATTTGAGCTTTTAG
- a CDS encoding zinc ribbon domain-containing protein: MFCSSCGTAISQQTKFCRQCGAPLVMNDAAADKRFDDYLTDIFWVSLMGLGAIVGGAVLLGALLKLGRGVVIGYLLLSTAVFLIQFGLHLWEILRLRGVVGGTVFTPVAALDPNDTNKLKQPHEPKALESGGSIIEETTRTLATVKEPVGR, from the coding sequence ATGTTTTGCTCAAGCTGCGGAACTGCAATCTCCCAACAAACCAAGTTCTGCCGCCAATGCGGTGCGCCGCTGGTGATGAATGACGCCGCGGCGGACAAACGGTTTGATGATTACCTGACCGACATCTTTTGGGTGTCGCTGATGGGGTTGGGCGCGATTGTCGGTGGCGCGGTGTTGCTGGGCGCATTGTTGAAACTGGGGCGTGGCGTCGTCATCGGTTATTTGCTGCTGAGCACAGCGGTCTTTCTGATTCAGTTCGGCTTGCACTTGTGGGAGATTCTGCGCTTGCGCGGCGTGGTCGGCGGGACCGTATTTACGCCTGTGGCAGCGCTTGATCCGAATGACACCAACAAGCTGAAACAGCCGCATGAACCCAAAGCATTGGAATCCGGCGGCAGCATAATCGAAGAAACCACGCGAACATTGGCAACCGTGAAGGAACCCGTTGGCAGGTAA
- a CDS encoding acyl carrier protein encodes MNYLHQSAQQARTELPAYNASLFSAGVLDSFALVDFVALLETECGIRVADAELRPENFDTLAKVEAFVSRAQTAH; translated from the coding sequence ATGAACTATCTGCATCAATCGGCGCAGCAAGCGCGCACCGAATTGCCTGCTTACAACGCCTCGCTCTTTTCGGCGGGCGTGCTCGACTCATTCGCGCTGGTGGATTTTGTCGCGCTGCTCGAAACCGAGTGCGGCATCCGGGTCGCTGACGCCGAATTGCGCCCGGAAAATTTCGATACGCTGGCTAAGGTCGAAGCCTTTGTGAGCCGTGCCCAGACCGCGCATTAG
- the hslO gene encoding Hsp33 family molecular chaperone HslO, with protein sequence MQFSDDHLIQATAADATIRLLAAVTTNLVSEACHKHRTSPTASAALGRTLTGALLLGRTLKDLERLTLRFDCYGPIGSITAEASAHGTVRGYVRNPLAEAEAVVPGKLNVKGIVGAGTLHVIREAGIEIGLSKEPYYGSVPIISGEIAEDLTHYLAVSEQISSALSLGVFVEPEQERVTAAGGYLLQVMPGADEETIATFEQAILAAPHPTEMIRNGADARALLETVFGNLPIDVLERSPLEFRCNCSYERAVRIISSLERAEIEDMLEQDNGAELTCHFCSSVYYLDEAALRLILHPPEPLVM encoded by the coding sequence TTGCAATTCTCTGACGACCATCTGATTCAGGCGACGGCGGCAGACGCGACGATACGCCTGCTGGCCGCCGTCACCACCAACCTGGTCAGCGAAGCCTGCCATAAACACCGCACCTCGCCGACAGCTTCGGCAGCCTTGGGCCGCACGTTGACGGGCGCATTGTTGCTGGGCCGTACACTCAAAGACCTCGAACGGCTGACACTGCGTTTCGATTGCTACGGCCCCATCGGCAGCATCACTGCCGAAGCCAGCGCCCACGGCACTGTGCGCGGTTATGTGCGCAATCCGCTGGCCGAGGCCGAAGCGGTCGTGCCGGGCAAGCTCAACGTCAAAGGCATCGTCGGCGCGGGCACGCTGCACGTCATCCGCGAGGCCGGGATCGAGATCGGCTTGTCAAAAGAACCTTACTACGGCTCGGTGCCCATCATCTCCGGCGAGATTGCCGAAGACCTGACGCATTATCTGGCCGTCTCTGAACAAATCAGTTCGGCGCTCTCGCTGGGCGTCTTTGTCGAACCCGAACAGGAGCGCGTCACGGCGGCGGGCGGTTATTTGTTGCAGGTGATGCCCGGCGCGGACGAAGAGACCATTGCCACCTTTGAACAAGCCATCCTGGCCGCGCCCCATCCCACCGAAATGATCCGCAATGGCGCCGACGCGCGCGCCTTGCTGGAAACCGTCTTCGGCAACCTGCCCATTGACGTGCTCGAACGCAGTCCGCTGGAATTCCGCTGCAACTGTTCTTATGAACGCGCCGTGCGCATCATCTCCAGCCTGGAACGCGCCGAGATCGAAGACATGCTGGAGCAAGACAACGGCGCCGAACTGACCTGCCATTTTTGCAGCTCGGTCTATTACCTGGACGAAGCGGCCCTGCGCCTGATCCTGCATCCACCTGAGCCGTTGGTGATGTGA
- a CDS encoding ABC transporter permease, which yields MFTNALKELFTQAMTTLWSHKFRSFLTVLGVVIGTATVIGVASLAKGMESGFKEQIEQFGTNVVFVSRWPAMRHGDLTEEERQRKPITYEDALALKQLPHAIAASPILRPPGLPPVVKFRNNEVRTPQVRGVSSDYANTREVAIARGRFFNDSEDENRSEVCIIGYDIAEKLFSGFEPLEKEIMVGNKQFKVIGVLEKAKSLFGGGPQADAFVFVPYSVMHAMFPMQDDHWIAIGAKSGDLDKLVDEARELMRRRRHVPFDKPDSFDVRTPSSIVDSFNQMLAMVSMIVIPIVSVALLVGGIGVMNIMLVSVTERTKEIGVRRAIGATRKDIITQFLFEAATLTGIGGLLGIGFGIVISLLLHVLLPDVPSQVPLVWVAIGFSASVAIGLVAGLYPAIKAAKLDPIEALRYE from the coding sequence ATGTTTACAAATGCACTCAAAGAATTATTCACCCAGGCGATGACCACCTTGTGGTCGCACAAATTCCGCTCGTTCCTGACCGTGCTCGGCGTCGTCATTGGCACGGCCACCGTCATCGGCGTCGCCTCGCTGGCGAAGGGGATGGAGTCGGGCTTCAAAGAACAGATCGAACAGTTCGGCACCAACGTCGTTTTCGTCAGCCGCTGGCCGGCCATGCGCCACGGCGATTTGACCGAAGAGGAACGCCAGCGCAAGCCGATCACCTATGAAGACGCGCTCGCCTTGAAACAATTGCCGCACGCTATCGCCGCCTCGCCGATCCTGCGTCCGCCCGGTTTGCCGCCCGTGGTCAAGTTCCGCAACAACGAAGTGCGCACGCCCCAGGTGCGCGGCGTTTCTTCCGATTATGCCAACACGCGCGAAGTGGCGATTGCGCGTGGGCGCTTTTTCAACGACAGCGAAGACGAGAATCGTAGCGAAGTCTGCATCATCGGTTATGACATCGCCGAAAAGCTCTTCAGCGGTTTTGAGCCGTTGGAAAAAGAAATCATGGTTGGCAACAAGCAGTTCAAAGTCATCGGCGTGCTCGAAAAAGCCAAATCGCTTTTCGGCGGCGGGCCGCAAGCCGACGCCTTTGTCTTTGTGCCCTACAGCGTGATGCACGCGATGTTTCCGATGCAGGATGACCATTGGATCGCCATCGGCGCCAAATCGGGCGACCTCGATAAACTGGTGGACGAAGCGCGCGAACTAATGCGCCGCCGCCGTCACGTGCCGTTTGATAAACCGGACAGCTTTGACGTGCGCACGCCCAGCAGCATCGTGGACAGCTTCAATCAAATGCTGGCGATGGTTTCGATGATCGTCATCCCGATTGTCAGCGTGGCCCTGCTGGTCGGCGGCATCGGCGTGATGAACATCATGCTGGTCAGCGTCACCGAACGCACCAAAGAGATCGGCGTGCGCCGCGCCATCGGCGCGACGCGCAAAGACATCATCACGCAATTCCTGTTTGAAGCCGCCACGCTCACCGGCATCGGCGGCTTGCTCGGCATCGGTTTCGGCATTGTCATTAGCTTGTTGTTGCATGTGCTCTTGCCCGATGTGCCGTCGCAAGTGCCGCTAGTTTGGGTGGCAATCGGGTTCTCGGCGTCAGTGGCCATCGGCTTGGTGGCGGGGCTATACCCGGCGATCAAGGCGGCGAAGCTCGATCCGATTGAAGCGTTGCGTTACGAGTAG
- a CDS encoding ABC transporter permease, whose translation MRFWESFLLALSSLRAHKLRSFLTLLGVIFGVMTVVAVAAVIEGFFRYVDRTVTADLGSNTIIVDKYGMITSFEEFISANKRNKNLTVEDVEYLRERMPKSQAEAIGAQDNANAEIRSETEKLTNITVRGNSASMINIDTIQPEYGRYIGDTDDSNRRYAAFVGVEVADKLFNKRDVVGREIKIDGLPFEIIGVAKEQGSFFGQSRDDFVIIPLSTYQKMWGARGSVSISVKAPDGANLKEVEDQVRLLMRARHRLNYSDKDTFGLVTAEAINVFIQAIFGLVAAVALGVTSISLVVGGIVIMNIMLVTVTERTREIGIRKSLGARRKDILTQFLVESTVLSMVGGLIGLLIAYGISQILRRFTPVPAELPVWAAFLAIGVSSGVGLIFGSYPAWKAAKLDPIVALRAE comes from the coding sequence ATGCGTTTCTGGGAATCATTTTTACTCGCGCTTAGTTCGTTACGGGCGCACAAACTGCGCTCGTTTCTGACGCTGCTGGGGGTCATCTTCGGCGTGATGACGGTGGTCGCGGTGGCGGCGGTGATTGAGGGCTTTTTCCGCTACGTTGACCGCACGGTGACAGCGGATTTAGGCAGCAACACGATCATCGTGGACAAATACGGGATGATTACCAGTTTCGAGGAATTCATCAGCGCCAACAAACGTAACAAGAATCTGACCGTCGAAGATGTCGAATACCTGCGCGAGCGCATGCCGAAGTCGCAGGCCGAAGCCATCGGCGCGCAAGACAACGCCAACGCCGAAATCCGTTCCGAAACCGAAAAGCTGACCAACATCACCGTGCGCGGCAATTCGGCCAGCATGATCAACATTGACACCATCCAGCCGGAATATGGCCGTTACATCGGCGATACCGACGACAGCAACCGCCGCTATGCCGCCTTCGTCGGCGTCGAAGTGGCCGACAAACTCTTCAACAAACGCGATGTAGTCGGGCGCGAAATCAAGATTGATGGCTTGCCCTTTGAGATCATCGGTGTCGCCAAAGAACAAGGCTCGTTTTTCGGTCAGTCGCGCGACGATTTCGTCATCATTCCGCTCTCGACCTATCAAAAGATGTGGGGCGCGCGCGGCAGCGTCAGCATTTCGGTCAAAGCGCCCGACGGGGCGAATCTGAAAGAGGTCGAAGACCAAGTGCGCCTGTTGATGCGCGCGCGGCACCGGTTGAATTACAGCGACAAAGACACGTTCGGATTGGTGACGGCGGAGGCCATCAACGTCTTCATCCAGGCGATTTTCGGCTTGGTGGCGGCGGTGGCGTTGGGCGTGACTTCGATTTCGCTGGTGGTGGGCGGTATCGTTATTATGAACATCATGCTGGTGACCGTGACCGAACGCACGCGCGAGATCGGCATTCGCAAAAGCCTGGGCGCGCGCCGCAAAGACATCCTGACGCAATTTCTGGTCGAATCCACCGTGCTTTCAATGGTGGGCGGGTTGATTGGCTTGCTGATCGCTTATGGCATCTCGCAAATCCTGCGGCGCTTTACCCCTGTGCCGGCAGAATTGCCGGTTTGGGCGGCCTTTCTGGCGATTGGCGTATCGAGCGGCGTGGGCTTGATCTTTGGCAGCTATCCCGCGTGGAAGGCGGCGAAGCTTGATCCGATTGTGGCGTTGCGCGCCGAATGA
- a CDS encoding glycosyltransferase family 39 protein → MQIAERTSIALTNSPTRFYLPALAVLCALAYFYGLGSLPFLGPDEPRYAQVAREMYASGDWITPRLAGIHWFEKPALTYWLAALGYTLFGVSEFAARAGVALLASAGAFLLYWFGRRVHSAQFGYLSAAALATCGLWIGFARGATFDLPLSVCLEAALLCFFLWERQADQAARTDRLWWLFCLALGGAVLAKGLVGIVLPAAIIGVYLLLTRRLLIVLQPRLLFFGALLFLATAALWYGPMFWRHGQEFINEFFIAHHFQRYTSNKFKHPQPFYFFFAVVLAGSFPWTPFWLLNLGQTWRARAGLLNDETQRLRLFLWLWVLAPLAFFSFSGSKLPGYILPVFPALALLVGQQLLPLFMPQARSKTLALLPVLFALIAVAAYVTGWRELGLSLFSIRLIAGLAVLLALVLSVLLWRGRTAAAVLCVPVALVSLSAVITHEIAPALGRVESLAALAQQANQSAQPGERLLFYINSHHSVDFYAPQLPLRDEHAELTAALSLREIEEQVRQHGSLLVLTPQRWSADVLEAAALTVERLGQSAGEPRCTPGCDWLLLRARPKH, encoded by the coding sequence GTGCAAATCGCAGAGCGCACCAGCATTGCGCTAACCAATTCACCCACCCGTTTTTATTTGCCCGCCTTGGCTGTGCTGTGCGCGCTGGCGTACTTTTACGGCCTCGGCAGCCTGCCTTTCTTAGGCCCGGATGAACCCCGCTACGCCCAGGTCGCCCGCGAGATGTACGCCTCTGGCGATTGGATCACGCCGCGCCTGGCGGGCATTCACTGGTTTGAAAAACCGGCGCTGACTTATTGGCTGGCGGCCTTGGGGTACACGCTGTTCGGCGTGTCGGAATTTGCCGCCCGCGCGGGCGTGGCCTTATTGGCCAGTGCGGGCGCGTTCCTGTTGTACTGGTTTGGGCGGCGCGTGCATTCGGCGCAGTTCGGGTATCTGAGCGCGGCGGCGTTGGCGACCTGCGGTTTGTGGATTGGATTTGCGCGCGGCGCGACGTTTGATTTGCCGCTCTCAGTCTGTTTGGAGGCGGCGTTGCTCTGCTTCTTTTTGTGGGAACGGCAAGCCGATCAAGCGGCGCGCACGGATAGACTGTGGTGGCTCTTCTGCTTGGCGCTGGGCGGCGCGGTGCTGGCTAAAGGCTTGGTGGGGATCGTGCTGCCCGCCGCCATTATCGGGGTGTATCTGCTGTTGACGCGCCGTTTGCTGATCGTGTTGCAGCCGCGTTTGCTCTTTTTCGGGGCGCTGCTTTTTCTGGCGACAGCGGCGCTCTGGTATGGGCCGATGTTTTGGCGGCACGGGCAGGAATTCATCAACGAATTTTTCATCGCGCACCACTTCCAACGTTACACCAGCAACAAATTCAAACATCCGCAACCGTTCTATTTTTTCTTTGCGGTCGTGCTGGCGGGCAGTTTTCCGTGGACGCCGTTTTGGCTGCTGAATCTGGGACAGACCTGGCGCGCGCGCGCTGGCTTGTTGAATGATGAAACGCAGCGGCTGCGGTTGTTCTTATGGCTGTGGGTGCTGGCGCCGCTGGCCTTCTTCTCGTTTTCAGGCTCGAAGCTGCCGGGCTACATTCTGCCGGTCTTCCCCGCCCTCGCCTTGCTGGTAGGCCAGCAATTGTTGCCGCTGTTTATGCCCCAGGCGCGGTCAAAAACGCTGGCGCTGTTACCCGTACTCTTCGCGTTGATCGCCGTGGCCGCGTATGTGACCGGGTGGCGCGAATTAGGTCTCAGCCTATTCTCCATTCGGCTCATCGCCGGGCTGGCTGTCTTGCTGGCCCTGGTGCTCTCGGTGTTGTTGTGGCGCGGACGGACGGCGGCTGCCGTTTTATGCGTGCCTGTGGCGCTTGTCAGTTTGAGCGCGGTGATTACGCACGAAATCGCGCCGGCCCTGGGCCGCGTCGAATCGCTGGCGGCGCTGGCGCAACAAGCCAATCAATCCGCCCAACCTGGCGAGCGCTTGCTCTTTTATATCAACTCTCATCACAGCGTAGATTTTTATGCGCCGCAGTTGCCCTTGCGGGATGAGCATGCCGAGTTGACGGCGGCGCTGAGCCTGCGCGAAATTGAAGAGCAAGTGCGCCAACACGGCAGCTTGTTGGTGCTGACGCCGCAACGCTGGTCGGCGGATGTGCTGGAAGCCGCCGCGCTGACGGTCGAACGGCTCGGGCAAAGCGCTGGCGAACCGCGTTGCACGCCAGGTTGCGATTGGCTGTTGTTGCGCGCGCGGCCAAAACATTGA
- a CDS encoding LD-carboxypeptidase has protein sequence MPETPALIKPPALRPGDTVAIVAPASNLKPDYLQRGVAELERLGFRIKYAPDILDKARYTAGSDERRARELHAAFADPDVKAVWAARGGYGAMRLFKLLDDASLVQQPKIFIGYSDMTALHLRFYRRFGWVTFHGPMAAKDLAGGVEHYDQRTLLDALTRTEPLGLIQSAQTEWLHHGAPVSGRLLGGCLSLIAALQGTPDELDTRGSILFLEDTSVKPYALDRMFQQLKLAGKFDEVRGLVFGEMLDCVQHAAQGYTIQAVLAELTAELKIPVLFGLPSGHSPRGNLTLPLGVQATLTAEGTADGLRIEEAAVVSG, from the coding sequence ATGCCCGAAACTCCCGCACTCATTAAACCGCCCGCGCTGCGGCCCGGCGATACCGTCGCCATCGTCGCGCCCGCCAGCAATCTCAAACCCGACTATCTGCAACGCGGCGTGGCCGAACTCGAACGGCTCGGCTTCCGCATCAAATACGCACCGGACATTTTGGATAAGGCGCGGTACACCGCAGGCAGCGACGAACGCCGCGCGCGCGAATTGCATGCGGCCTTTGCCGATCCTGACGTCAAAGCTGTTTGGGCGGCGCGCGGCGGTTATGGCGCAATGCGTTTATTCAAACTGCTGGACGATGCATCGCTGGTTCAGCAGCCGAAAATCTTTATCGGCTACAGCGACATGACAGCGTTGCATCTGCGGTTTTATCGGCGCTTCGGCTGGGTGACCTTTCACGGGCCGATGGCGGCGAAGGATTTGGCGGGCGGCGTTGAACATTATGACCAGCGCACGCTGCTCGACGCGCTGACTCGCACCGAACCGTTGGGGCTGATCCAAAGCGCTCAAACAGAATGGCTGCATCACGGCGCGCCAGTCAGCGGACGCTTGCTGGGTGGCTGCCTCTCGCTCATCGCCGCCTTGCAGGGCACGCCGGACGAATTGGACACGCGCGGCTCAATCCTGTTTTTGGAAGACACGAGTGTGAAGCCTTACGCGCTGGATCGCATGTTTCAGCAACTCAAGCTGGCGGGAAAATTCGACGAGGTGCGCGGCCTCGTGTTTGGCGAGATGCTGGATTGCGTGCAGCACGCCGCGCAGGGCTACACGATTCAAGCAGTGCTGGCAGAATTGACGGCAGAGTTGAAAATTCCAGTGCTCTTCGGTCTGCCCAGCGGCCACAGCCCGCGTGGCAATCTGACCTTGCCATTGGGCGTGCAAGCAACTTTAACCGCTGAGGGGACTGCTGATGGATTGCGAATTGAGGAAGCGGCAGTGGTCAGTGGCTAG